One Candidatus Ornithobacterium hominis genomic region harbors:
- a CDS encoding amino acid ABC transporter substrate-binding protein yields the protein MKKIVLPLFFLISVLMLGQTRTHNVQAKETIYGLSKRYKITQEALKKANPFLYKRQLQKGDVLTIPGNSDNAPKVVDTPQQIQEEHKPKFKNYQDDEFYYRVIEPKENLYSLAKEYQTSQETIKSLNPFLEKRGLQVGDVLRIPKEKVLTNQENPKGLHKVNPGETVYTIAKKNNLEPADVYAANRDLQKESLKAEEYIKIPEKKRVTFENNQFKHKVQPKETIFSILRKYDITLTELLESNPALSNGLKSGMTLEIPIVKGANLADLNLEQMELKDYDASKDEQINVALILPFYLNQPNSYKGERQVAKEFYMGAQVALDELIKRGKKINVKIVDSENSNTTVDQFIKSNEIYKYDALIGPFFQDGLLHTAQTLEKLNIPIFSPVVNTEILEQFENIYLPTPRDQYSADIIAEEIAKRYQGEPIQLLTTSGEKNVAEYLKSKLIKTLKTNRVEVITNADYITLDKEMVSGKDENGNETKVEITKPAIAVLVSEDNALGRSYIDNLLNQDLDKIKGYSVFFVPAIDVFDASNVTTINKLKKINFVYTASRMINSFGQSEKEVLNAFDEKFCQLPTKYMAMGYDIMFDVVDRMNRNGFISDFDAKRVETRLSGKFSYEQSEKGKAKLNKAIRIIRLN from the coding sequence ATGAAAAAGATAGTTTTGCCTTTGTTTTTTTTGATTTCAGTTTTGATGTTGGGGCAGACAAGAACGCACAATGTCCAAGCAAAAGAGACGATATATGGCTTAAGTAAACGATATAAAATTACGCAAGAAGCGCTGAAAAAAGCAAATCCTTTTTTGTATAAACGCCAATTGCAAAAAGGTGATGTGCTCACAATCCCTGGGAATAGCGATAATGCCCCTAAGGTGGTAGATACACCACAGCAAATACAAGAGGAGCATAAGCCAAAATTTAAGAATTACCAAGATGATGAGTTCTATTATCGTGTGATAGAGCCTAAAGAAAATTTGTACTCGCTGGCAAAGGAATATCAGACTTCGCAAGAAACAATAAAGAGTTTGAATCCATTTTTAGAAAAGCGAGGTTTGCAGGTAGGAGATGTTTTGAGGATTCCGAAGGAAAAAGTTTTAACAAATCAAGAAAATCCAAAAGGCTTGCATAAAGTGAACCCTGGAGAGACAGTATATACGATTGCCAAAAAAAATAATCTGGAGCCAGCCGATGTCTATGCAGCTAATCGTGATTTGCAAAAAGAAAGTTTAAAGGCGGAAGAGTATATCAAAATCCCAGAGAAAAAACGAGTTACCTTTGAGAATAATCAATTTAAGCATAAAGTTCAGCCCAAGGAAACTATTTTTTCGATTTTAAGAAAATACGATATTACACTGACGGAACTTTTGGAGAGTAATCCAGCTCTTAGCAATGGACTAAAAAGTGGAATGACGCTAGAAATTCCTATAGTAAAAGGAGCAAATTTGGCAGACCTAAATCTAGAGCAAATGGAGCTAAAAGATTATGATGCCTCTAAAGATGAGCAAATTAATGTAGCTCTGATTCTTCCGTTTTATTTAAATCAGCCAAATTCTTACAAAGGAGAACGCCAAGTTGCGAAAGAATTTTATATGGGAGCGCAAGTAGCGCTTGATGAGTTGATAAAAAGAGGGAAAAAGATTAATGTGAAAATTGTGGATAGCGAAAATAGCAATACGACTGTAGATCAATTCATTAAATCCAATGAGATTTATAAATATGATGCACTCATAGGGCCGTTTTTTCAAGATGGGTTGTTACATACGGCACAGACTTTAGAAAAGTTGAATATTCCAATTTTCTCTCCAGTAGTCAATACAGAGATATTGGAGCAGTTTGAAAATATTTATTTACCGACGCCGAGGGATCAATATTCGGCAGATATAATTGCTGAAGAAATAGCGAAAAGATATCAAGGGGAACCAATTCAATTATTGACTACTAGCGGAGAAAAAAATGTAGCAGAATATTTGAAGTCAAAATTGATTAAAACACTGAAAACCAATAGGGTAGAGGTTATTACCAACGCTGATTATATAACTTTAGATAAAGAGATGGTTTCAGGTAAAGATGAGAATGGTAACGAAACAAAAGTTGAGATAACGAAACCCGCCATTGCAGTTTTGGTGTCTGAAGATAATGCGTTGGGTAGAAGTTATATTGATAATTTGCTAAATCAAGATTTAGATAAAATCAAGGGATATAGCGTGTTCTTTGTGCCAGCGATAGACGTTTTTGATGCCTCAAATGTTACCACAATTAATAAACTGAAGAAAATTAATTTTGTATATACAGCAAGCCGAATGATTAACAGCTTCGGGCAATCAGAGAAAGAAGTTTTAAATGCTTTTGACGAGAAATTCTGTCAATTACCAACCAAATATATGGCGATGGGATACGATATTATGTTTGATGTTGTTGACCGAATGAATAGGAATGGTTTTATATCTGATTTTGATGCTAAACGAGTAGAAACACGCTTGTCAGGTAAGTTTAGTTACGAACAAAGTGAAAAAGGAAAGGCAAAATTAAATAAGGCGATCAGGATTATTCGTTTAAATTAA
- the mutS gene encoding DNA mismatch repair protein MutS: MSEKTSKATPLMKQYNGIKSKYPDAILLFRVGDFYETFGEDAIKTSKILDIVLTKRANGSSHTELAGFPYHSLDSYLPKLVRAGYRVAVCDQLEDASQAKKIVKRGVTELVTPGVALNDQVIGSSRNNFLMAIHAQKNQFGVALLDISTGEFFLQEGNQEEVLKLIQNFSPNEIIYQKHQKIDFIPPHISLFGLDDWAFQYSFGYEKLTQHFKTKSLKGFGVEDMNESIVAAGAVMAYLDETHHFELQHINVLQRIINQKYVWLDAFTVRNLELFNSPHPDSVSLLDVLNHTLTPMGSRLVRRWIALPLNDQKMIEARLNTVDYLLENSDVSLSLAESLKNIADLERLCSKIATGKITPKQLTQLTDSLFAVQEISDNIPSDYLQKKNLIPIKPNTLSQLREALVESLSDDPPHFINKGNVIRKGVSQELDELRKILEGAENFMEEMRLREIENTRISNLKINFNNVYGYYIEVRNTHKSKVPKNWIRKQTLVNAERYITPELKDYEDKILGAEEKILQLETQLFQDLIQQVMPKIPEIQKIAKTVAELDCLLNFANLAQKNHYVKPKISSNPALQIIDGRHPVIEQQLPTESPYIANSIYLDDKEQQIVMITGPNMSGKSALLRQTALIVLMAQMGCYVPAKSAEISLVDKIFTRVGASDNISQGESTFMVEMNETAQILNSVTGKSLIVLDEIGRGTSTYDGISIAWAITEYLHQHSGKPKTLFATHYHELNEMAKSFERIKNYNVSIKETKNKILFLRKLQPGGSEHSFGIHVAEMAGMPRSVVKRANEILKVLENSHGGDQLNKKTKKLTQENMQLSFFQLDDPILESIRDEIRDTDIDTLTPVEALMKLNEIKKKLGF, translated from the coding sequence ATGAGTGAAAAAACATCAAAAGCGACGCCTTTAATGAAGCAGTACAATGGGATAAAATCTAAATATCCTGATGCTATTTTGTTGTTTAGAGTAGGAGATTTTTATGAAACCTTTGGTGAAGATGCCATAAAAACATCAAAAATTTTAGATATTGTCTTGACGAAACGAGCCAATGGTTCCTCTCACACAGAACTTGCTGGCTTCCCATATCATTCGTTAGACAGTTACTTGCCAAAATTAGTACGTGCCGGCTATCGTGTTGCCGTGTGTGACCAGCTAGAAGACGCTTCACAAGCAAAAAAAATCGTAAAAAGAGGCGTTACAGAACTGGTAACACCTGGTGTGGCACTTAATGACCAAGTGATAGGATCTTCTCGTAATAATTTTTTAATGGCGATTCATGCACAAAAGAATCAATTTGGTGTCGCTTTATTAGATATTTCTACGGGGGAATTTTTCTTGCAAGAGGGAAATCAAGAGGAAGTTTTAAAATTAATTCAAAATTTTTCTCCAAATGAAATAATCTACCAAAAACACCAAAAAATAGACTTTATTCCCCCACACATCAGCCTCTTTGGCTTAGATGATTGGGCCTTTCAATATAGTTTTGGCTATGAAAAATTAACACAACATTTCAAGACTAAATCACTCAAAGGTTTTGGAGTAGAGGATATGAATGAGAGCATTGTAGCTGCTGGGGCTGTTATGGCTTATTTGGATGAGACGCATCATTTTGAATTGCAGCACATCAATGTATTACAGCGTATTATTAATCAAAAATACGTTTGGTTAGATGCCTTTACCGTACGGAATTTAGAACTATTCAATTCACCTCACCCAGATTCTGTTTCTTTGTTGGATGTTCTAAATCATACACTTACGCCCATGGGGTCACGTTTAGTCCGACGTTGGATTGCCTTGCCACTCAACGACCAGAAAATGATAGAAGCAAGGCTCAACACGGTAGATTATTTATTAGAAAACAGCGATGTAAGCCTAAGTCTGGCGGAATCTTTGAAAAATATTGCAGATCTAGAAAGATTGTGCTCCAAGATTGCTACGGGGAAAATAACACCGAAACAATTAACGCAGTTAACCGATTCACTATTCGCTGTTCAAGAAATTTCAGATAACATCCCATCAGATTATTTGCAAAAAAAGAATCTTATCCCGATTAAACCCAATACGCTGTCTCAGCTTCGGGAAGCCTTGGTAGAAAGCTTGTCTGATGACCCACCTCATTTCATCAACAAAGGAAATGTAATACGAAAAGGCGTTTCACAAGAGCTAGATGAGCTGCGAAAAATTTTGGAAGGCGCAGAAAATTTTATGGAAGAAATGCGCTTACGTGAAATAGAAAATACAAGGATTTCAAATTTGAAAATAAACTTTAATAATGTCTATGGATATTATATAGAAGTAAGAAATACACATAAAAGTAAAGTGCCCAAAAACTGGATACGAAAGCAAACCTTGGTGAACGCAGAACGCTACATCACTCCAGAATTAAAAGATTATGAAGATAAAATTTTAGGAGCGGAAGAGAAAATCCTTCAATTAGAAACACAACTTTTTCAGGATTTGATTCAGCAAGTTATGCCTAAAATACCTGAAATTCAGAAAATTGCAAAAACGGTAGCTGAACTTGATTGCCTGTTGAATTTTGCCAATTTGGCACAGAAAAATCATTACGTTAAACCCAAAATAAGCTCCAATCCTGCACTGCAAATCATCGATGGGCGCCACCCCGTGATAGAACAACAGCTGCCAACGGAGTCGCCATACATTGCCAACAGTATTTATTTAGACGACAAAGAACAGCAAATAGTGATGATTACAGGCCCCAATATGTCGGGTAAAAGTGCCTTACTTCGGCAAACAGCTCTCATAGTACTCATGGCACAGATGGGTTGTTATGTACCTGCTAAATCTGCAGAAATCAGTTTGGTCGATAAAATCTTCACACGTGTGGGTGCTTCAGACAATATTTCGCAAGGTGAAAGTACCTTTATGGTAGAAATGAATGAAACAGCACAAATCCTAAATTCTGTTACAGGAAAAAGCTTAATTGTTTTAGACGAAATTGGACGTGGAACAAGCACTTACGATGGGATTTCTATCGCTTGGGCTATTACAGAGTACTTGCATCAGCATTCGGGAAAACCCAAAACGCTATTTGCAACACATTACCATGAGCTGAATGAAATGGCAAAGAGTTTTGAACGAATTAAAAATTATAATGTCAGCATCAAAGAAACCAAAAACAAGATTTTGTTTCTCAGGAAATTACAGCCTGGGGGTAGCGAGCATAGTTTTGGAATTCATGTGGCAGAAATGGCAGGAATGCCACGCTCAGTGGTGAAGAGAGCAAATGAGATTCTAAAAGTTTTAGAAAATTCGCACGGCGGAGACCAGCTAAACAAAAAAACGAAAAAATTAACACAGGAGAATATGCAATTGAGTTTTTTTCAGCTGGACGACCCAATTTTAGAAAGCATTAGAGATGAGATACGTGATACCGATATCGATACACTGACACCCGTGGAAGCTCTAATGAAATTAAATGAAATTAAGAAAAAATTAGGTTTCTGA
- a CDS encoding ABC transporter permease, with protein MNQIFLVTQREYFNEIRKKSFILMTLAVPFLMMAFVSIVVFLGQANQETMNIAVVDESGYFASTFHSTEKERYEYRPVEDLRGMMDTLQTSDFLQGILHIPKTDSSFQNLKSDIDFAANKSLGISQISKIQSKLSERLEFLNLKKKGISEEILEKAKVNVKLNVTQQTASGETQKTNETLEAIKSVFSGILMYATFTFIMMYGVRVMRSVLEEKNNRVVEIIISSVKPFNLMMGKILGTTLVAITQFAIWIALILFLMSILPLFLSESISEVSAINPAAAQVESFPEQVNDVIQSIFTLNIPLIISVFFIYFFLGYIFYSSFFAAIGASVENDSETQQFMWVGIMPLLLGVYGSLSIFENPDGPVGFWFSMIPFTSPVTMMARITYGVPYWQLIVSIAILILSVISMVWFASKIYRVGILMYGKKPSLKEWMKWLRY; from the coding sequence ATGAATCAAATCTTTTTGGTTACTCAACGGGAGTATTTTAATGAAATTAGAAAAAAGTCATTTATCTTGATGACGCTAGCTGTTCCTTTTTTGATGATGGCTTTTGTTTCAATCGTTGTTTTCTTGGGGCAAGCTAATCAAGAAACGATGAACATTGCGGTGGTAGATGAGAGTGGCTATTTTGCCTCGACGTTTCATTCTACCGAAAAGGAACGCTATGAGTACCGTCCCGTAGAGGATTTACGGGGGATGATGGACACGCTACAGACTAGTGATTTTTTACAAGGTATTTTGCATATTCCTAAAACAGACAGCAGTTTTCAAAACTTGAAATCAGATATTGATTTTGCTGCGAATAAGAGTTTAGGGATTTCTCAAATCAGTAAAATTCAAAGTAAACTTAGCGAACGACTGGAGTTTCTAAATTTAAAGAAAAAGGGGATTTCTGAGGAAATACTAGAAAAAGCTAAAGTCAATGTTAAATTGAACGTGACTCAACAGACGGCTTCTGGTGAAACGCAAAAAACTAATGAAACGCTAGAAGCCATCAAATCTGTTTTCTCTGGAATATTGATGTATGCCACTTTTACTTTTATCATGATGTACGGTGTCCGAGTAATGCGAAGCGTTTTAGAAGAAAAAAATAATCGTGTTGTTGAAATCATCATTTCATCAGTCAAGCCCTTTAATCTGATGATGGGGAAAATCTTAGGCACAACCTTGGTTGCCATCACTCAATTTGCTATTTGGATTGCACTGATTCTCTTTTTGATGTCAATTTTGCCTTTATTTTTGAGCGAATCTATATCAGAGGTTTCTGCCATAAACCCAGCAGCAGCTCAAGTAGAAAGTTTTCCAGAGCAAGTTAATGACGTTATTCAGTCTATTTTTACTTTAAATATTCCATTAATTATCAGTGTCTTTTTTATTTATTTCTTTTTGGGTTATATTTTTTACAGCTCGTTTTTTGCAGCAATTGGAGCCTCGGTAGAAAATGATAGCGAGACACAACAATTTATGTGGGTAGGCATTATGCCTTTACTTCTAGGTGTTTATGGTTCATTAAGTATTTTTGAGAACCCTGATGGCCCTGTTGGATTTTGGTTTTCGATGATTCCATTCACTTCGCCAGTAACGATGATGGCTAGAATTACCTATGGCGTACCCTATTGGCAATTAATTGTTTCCATTGCAATACTGATTTTATCTGTAATTTCGATGGTTTGGTTTGCTTCTAAAATTTATCGAGTAGGGATTTTAATGTATGGCAAAAAACCTTCGCTCAAAGAATGGATGAAGTGGCTTAGATATTGA
- a CDS encoding ABC transporter ATP-binding protein translates to MGNNLLVAKNVTKAYGNKVALKDFSIQIPKASIYGLLGPNGAGKTTFIRIINQISVPDFGEMILDGERLSAKHISQIGYMPEERGLYKNMKVGDQCIYLAQLKGLSKKEAKKRLNFWFEKLNISDWWGRKLRELSKGMSQKIQFIVTVLHEPKLLIFDEPFSGFDPVNANIIRDEILELQKKGATIIFSTHRMESVEDLCDHVALIHRSEKILDGPIHSIKEKFKQEAYWVELKNVKSDFFEAFKNSHHLENIDERNDLKKFKIFQENLTSRELITELNDLGEIITFREEIPSMNQVFLTAVNQ, encoded by the coding sequence ATGGGAAATAACTTGCTCGTTGCAAAAAATGTGACCAAAGCTTATGGTAATAAAGTTGCGTTAAAAGATTTTAGCATACAAATTCCAAAGGCTTCTATCTATGGTCTGCTGGGCCCCAATGGAGCTGGGAAAACCACGTTTATAAGGATTATTAACCAGATCTCGGTGCCCGACTTTGGTGAAATGATTTTAGACGGGGAAAGACTTTCTGCCAAACATATTTCACAAATCGGCTATATGCCTGAAGAGAGAGGTCTCTATAAAAATATGAAAGTTGGAGACCAATGCATTTATTTGGCTCAACTGAAAGGCTTGAGTAAAAAAGAAGCTAAAAAAAGATTAAATTTTTGGTTTGAGAAATTGAATATTTCTGATTGGTGGGGCAGGAAATTAAGAGAGCTTTCAAAAGGAATGAGCCAAAAAATTCAATTTATCGTGACGGTATTACACGAGCCTAAATTATTGATTTTTGATGAGCCATTTAGCGGTTTTGACCCAGTGAATGCCAACATCATTCGCGATGAAATTCTAGAACTTCAAAAGAAAGGTGCTACGATTATTTTCTCTACACATCGCATGGAATCTGTAGAAGATTTGTGCGACCATGTCGCATTGATTCATCGTTCAGAGAAAATTTTGGACGGACCAATTCACTCTATCAAAGAAAAATTTAAACAAGAGGCTTATTGGGTGGAATTAAAAAATGTAAAATCTGATTTTTTTGAAGCCTTTAAAAATTCTCATCATTTAGAAAATATTGATGAACGGAATGACTTAAAAAAGTTTAAAATATTCCAAGAAAACCTTACATCTAGAGAATTAATTACCGAACTGAATGATTTGGGCGAAATCATTACATTTAGAGAAGAAATCCCGTCTATGAATCAAGTATTTTTAACCGCTGTAAATCAATAG
- a CDS encoding polysaccharide deacetylase family protein — MNWRFLIVFFIFIFLTQCKLKEKNDISVKPEKIENIAEKVAAKENLRVGTLKIGNHKEENRLLASYPITAYNFINANEERFALDFMNQFKSEFGTASNKNPEFITGIDFIQNFKIPFQSENFITFLYTRFASTGSDYNTVQSTAIYDLNEKKKLTIENIFKDFESFKNFAIKVQQIAKDSLTQRLENQKNLHPEEKNQLQKDIESQVTEGTKALEKNYNSFYFTPDNQWHIIFNPNQIAPRLLGRLELQFKKEEIQAYLKPSLVEKITQTPLPIRLKSLKFEAPKANDSIDCSKENCVALTFDNGPSQFTEQLLDTLKSYNAQATFFVIGQNAEHQPDLLRRIINEGHLIGNQSFNHKDFTRISAKEIKSELDASDDLIEEITGYRPEFFRFPYDAYTPEILKIIEKPVISYTLDSKDWKNKNVDSLVNTLSHPPRNGIILAHDINATTVKALAKTLQNYRENGTRVVSLKKLLAHQKLRKNQLYFSGEKK; from the coding sequence ATGAATTGGCGATTTCTTATTGTTTTTTTTATTTTTATTTTTTTAACACAATGCAAGCTCAAAGAAAAAAATGACATCTCGGTAAAACCAGAAAAAATAGAAAATATTGCTGAAAAAGTCGCAGCAAAGGAAAACTTGCGTGTGGGAACTTTAAAAATTGGAAATCATAAGGAAGAAAATCGCTTGCTCGCTTCTTATCCCATCACAGCGTATAATTTCATTAATGCTAATGAGGAGAGATTCGCCTTGGATTTCATGAATCAATTTAAGTCAGAATTTGGAACGGCGTCAAATAAAAATCCAGAATTCATCACTGGAATAGACTTTATCCAAAATTTTAAAATTCCTTTTCAGAGTGAGAATTTCATCACCTTCCTGTACACGCGTTTCGCTTCTACTGGTAGTGACTACAATACCGTGCAGAGCACAGCAATTTATGATTTGAATGAGAAGAAAAAATTAACAATAGAAAATATCTTTAAAGATTTTGAAAGCTTTAAAAATTTTGCCATCAAAGTTCAGCAAATTGCAAAAGATTCTTTGACTCAGCGGCTGGAAAATCAAAAAAATCTACACCCCGAAGAGAAAAATCAACTGCAGAAGGACATCGAATCTCAAGTTACTGAAGGCACAAAAGCTCTTGAGAAAAATTATAACTCTTTCTACTTTACACCAGACAATCAATGGCATATTATTTTTAACCCAAACCAAATTGCTCCTAGACTTTTAGGGCGTTTAGAACTTCAATTTAAAAAAGAAGAAATTCAAGCGTATTTAAAACCCTCATTGGTAGAGAAAATCACACAAACGCCGCTACCCATTCGCTTAAAAAGTTTGAAATTTGAAGCGCCGAAAGCCAACGATTCTATTGATTGCTCTAAAGAGAATTGTGTTGCTTTGACTTTTGATAATGGCCCTTCTCAATTTACCGAGCAATTACTCGATACGCTCAAAAGTTACAATGCGCAGGCGACATTCTTTGTCATCGGTCAAAATGCTGAACATCAGCCAGATTTGCTTCGCCGTATTATTAATGAAGGTCATTTGATTGGGAATCAATCATTTAACCATAAAGATTTCACACGCATTTCAGCCAAAGAAATAAAATCAGAACTGGATGCTTCTGATGATCTTATAGAGGAAATTACTGGTTACCGCCCCGAATTTTTCAGGTTTCCCTATGATGCTTATACGCCTGAGATTTTAAAGATAATTGAGAAACCCGTTATTTCTTATACTTTAGATTCTAAAGATTGGAAGAATAAAAATGTAGATAGCTTGGTAAATACGCTCTCTCATCCGCCAAGAAATGGAATTATCTTGGCTCATGACATCAATGCTACTACGGTGAAAGCTCTAGCGAAGACTCTGCAGAATTATAGGGAGAACGGCACTCGTGTCGTTAGTTTAAAAAAGCTTTTGGCTCATCAAAAACTAAGGAAAAATCAACTATATTTTTCGGGCGAGAAAAAATAA